ATCGAAACCTTTAACATGTGATACTTGAGAAAGGTTCCCCATGGCATCTTGTAAATACTCTTGTGTGctcatttcttcttttttcgaTGAAGGTTCCCCATAGGTAGATGATTGTGACAAATTCTTCAAAAAATCCATCATATCATCAGTTTCGGTTTCAATCTCCTGTTAATAAAACCAAACTTAACATTATTAGCCAAAACAGTCATCAACATAGTCATAAGTTCACTTCATAGTAAACACCAAAATACATTACAAGCCGATTCCCAACAAGCCGATATTACAAGCAAACAACAATGACATTACAAAAGAGTCAAGAGAAAATTACAACAAAAAGACAGTCCGACATATTACAAAGCTTCATTTTATGGTTACCTTTCTTCCTTGCCGAGGGCTACGACGAACCGTAGGAGGAACCACACTCTCCTCAACCTTGCCTTTGCCTTTTTTCTTTGTTGCTGCAGGACACAGACTCTGTGATGATTTCCCCATTGTTGCTGAAGGACAAGGAATCTCAGATGCGCTGTCTTTTCCCATTGTATCAGAAGGACCCGGAATCTGTGACACCGCTTGCTTGAGCTCAGCCATCTCTTTCTGGACGTTCTCAAAACGCTCTTGGATGTCATTCTACACCACCTCCTTGAAAGAGTTGAAAGCAAAGGTGAACAAACCTTCAATGAAAGTTTTCATTCCACTGGAGATACCACTGTTATGTTCAGCCGCCCGTTGACAAAGCAATTCTTTCTTTCGAGCCTCCGCACCAAGATCATTTAGCTTACGCTTGCCCCTTCTTGCAACAACAGTTGGTTCCTCTACATGTGTATTTGTGACATCTTCGACTTCAACATTCTCTCAATCCTTTTATGAATCAGAAAGCTCCAAAGTTGGAGGCAAAGCCTCGACTTCCCATACGAATTCCGTCCAATCCTGTTTGGCATTGAGAAGAGTAACAATAAGACCAACTCGttcatctttcttctcatcTTCCCTATAGAACTCAGTGCTAACAATCACATCATTGTTCCCAGTAGCAGATATAAATGGGAACAGCTCTCCCTGACAAGAACAAACCCAAACAATAAAGTTACTCTTTGTTTGTTAGCTGAaccaaatataattttaaaaaacttattacCTTATTAAAGTGGGACTCTAGGCTGATGATATCTGCATAGGAAACTTTCCCACTTCCTTTCCAATTCCTACATCTCACTTTGGTCATGtgtttttttgatctttttaccCACCATACTACCAATGTCTGGGATTGCCTCCATAACCCATATCTGAAACGCATAGGAGAATCCATCCAACACGTAACTGTTCTTCAGATGCAAATCTCTCCTTGCTTTGAGTATTGATGCAAGCAGCTCGTCATACGCGTGAAGACCCCACAGATACATCCTCATCTTCTCAAAATCCATCACCAAACGGATGTATTCATGAGGGATGAACACTCTTGAATCCTTAGCTACGAGGAATCCATGTATGACACACAGATACACTAGCCTAACCCTGTCCACATACGTCCACTTGTTGcatttgtgaagaagcttcGTCCTTATCATGAATAAGTTGACCTTTCTATTTTTCCTCAGCACATTGCTCCAGAACCCCTTATCATCTTTCCAATCATTGAAGTTTATGTCAGGTTCATCTTTGAACTTCAATCCTGTCACAGCATGAAATTCGTGCGCAGAAAACCTAAGAGGCCTCTTTGCAAATAGAAGCCACAGCTCGTGAAGCTTCGAAACCTTGAGCTGCTTGCATATGAAGCTGTGAATGATCTTCCCTGAGTAGATGAGCTTGTTCTCTATGATTGCCAAAAGCGGACCGAAGACATAATCTTTCAAAACTTCGTCATACTCAATGTTGAGAACACCCTTCACTTCCTCCAGAATTGTACGTCGACACGTGTTGTTAATCTTATCAATTTGCGTCTCAGATCCTTCTTCAAGTATGCGTTGTGGAAACTCGTATGCCATTCCTATAAAACATAAAAGCAATAACTTCAACTCGTTAGTAATGCCTTAAGGAAATCAAACTATAACTCGCAATCAAACTAGTAAACACTTTATATTGCCATGTAACTCACAATCAACTCAACCGCAAACTACAATGAAAACCATCAACAtgaattaatttgtttttaaacaattcAATCTCTTCCTAGTACATAacgaacaaaaaataaatttcaaacaaTAAACTTGAATCAATTTGATTTCTACTCCATTCAAACTTTTAGTAAGATATGAACATCaactaaatcaaaaaaaaaaaatcgaaaagggGATCTCAAAACTTTACCTTCAATTTTAGGGAAAGAGAAACCGAGATGAAAATCGAACAACGTCAATCTCTTCGTCCGTAGAACAACTTAAATCTTTTCCTAGTGCATGCAAATAAAGAAATTAAGATCAACACATCAAGAAAACATAAAGGGGATTTCGAAACCCTAACCTCAAAGATTTTGGTACCGACATGAAgtaagaggaagagaagaacaaCGTGAAGCTAATCGTCCTTTATCAGCGACAAGAAGCTTCTCCCGAGCTTGAACAACTTCAATTGTAGCCGGCGGAGATTGCAAAGTAATCATACTCTGTCGTGTTtagagaggaaagaagaaagaaggaggACAAATGAGAGATGTGACGATGAGTTCAAGGTCTACGACGAACTAAGACGGCCGGAGAAGATGGTGTCGATAACGAAACCTAATCGCCGCCTCTTCGTTAGAGAAAAAGCAAAACCTGAGTCGACGACTTGTTATGATTTTTTACTCtgtatctgtttttttttacttgttagTTATTTCCTGAGTAAATTACAtgtcttttttaatatatgtattttaaaattaatagaaaGGACAAAACGAGATTAGTATTATTGTTTATAGTATAGGGacaaaaattttggttttaattcTAAGGAGACAAAGTAGTAGTTATCTTGTTCTCTTTTCCCAAAtttctgtaaaataaataagtagAAATCGTAACAAACTCAGGTTGCGAGccttttttttcgaaaaaaaaaactcaggtgGCTAAAACTGATATTACAAGTGTGCACTTAAATGATTAtgatattcttttaaaatcagAATGCATGTACAAAAAACACCGTAGTCGTATATACTACGTGGGGAAATTATTATCTTCATGTTTTTAGGAGACGAGAGAAAATATTCGTATGAAAAAGGAATTACAATAGTTATTTAAGCTTAGCATATTCTTTCCTTTTGCCAACTAGATGGTACTTATGTCTAATTTGGAGTTTAATACTCCCCTTCcatttcataatataagtagttttggataaaaacacgaaaattaaaaaaaattattatgtttttaaaaaatattttataataaatagattagatataatttaaccaataaaaagtaagtttatttaatttgattggtcatactgtattcaataaatgtaaaaattaccTAGAACTACGAAaattacttatattttgaaataaaaatatttttttaaaactacttaCCATACGAAACGGAAGGAGTAAAGGATAAAGTTGGAACTGTTGCCACTTGTATATAAATATCATCAACAATTGACAATTTGGCATCGCAACTTGGTATGTGCGATGAAACATGGGAAACAGTGATATAATGTAATTACTATTACTATTTACTAGTAGTACATACAGCTTTAATAACCCGCTTGATTAGTTGTAGCACGTGACGACGCAATGTCGCAATCATCTTTAATGGGAAACAGCATAGAAAacttgttctttcttttttctgcACCTGAAAACTTTTTCTTCCAATGTTATGTTTTACTCTCTTTTAAATTACAACGTAGTCGGAAAGCTTTCTTAGGCTTTGCCTTAGGGTGATGGTATGTTGGTGCATATGAGGCGCGTGGAGAACTCTTTCAAGGTCCAATGGCGAGATTTAGTTGGAATTGAAGGGTGTTTACAGCGACGGTTAAAAATTCTAACTTCTTTTAGTTCAGTTTTATGTATCGGTGATGTTCGTGTGCTTCGAGTCCTCCTTGTTACTCCTTTCTACTGGTGTTAGTGGTTGATGAGGTCTCGCTAGGTAAGTTCATCTTCGAGAGCATGGTTGAGCATTCCTTGCTGAAGCTGGGTTTTCACTCTTCTGCATTTTGTCTCTTTTTTCTTGGTTATATATTAGCTTTAAGAGTGTGTGTTATGTTTATCTTTTGGCTCCGGGTGGTATTTGTTACTTCGCCGGCTCTTGGCTTCGGGTGGTACTTGTTACCTCGCCGACTTTTGGCTTCAGACATTGTCGTTATTGTATCCGTGTAACCGAATGTTTGATATAATCTTAATCTactagatgacaaaaaaaaaattacatgttattaaaaagtcttttacacaaattaaaaaatcgtGAAAAGTTCAGTTTTATTCCTATTTtactattaatattatatttattttatttaattagaaGTTTTTTAAAGGAGAGACAAATTactgatttgataaaaaattaatgaaaactgcactaaaatcataaaagatatttatttttaatgaaatatttattttacagtgatatttaatatgaaacggaatagtaaattaaatagatataaatatGATATGAAAAGATGTTGTCGGCATGAAAATTCTGATTCTATCGTGTTATTTAAAGTTACTAGGTACTATAAATGGGCTTTACCAAAAGAAAGCTACTATAAGTAATCGTGTTTGTTACATCTtttgatatattaaaaaattatgttgaTACATTGTATCCAGCACggtgttttatatttattgacTAGGTGTTTTATccggttgacaaaaaaaaaaaaaaactaggtgTTTTATCCGCACATACATACATACTCATTTTacgaatatttattaatttatgttttataaatctaaaaatcgACATAATAAAACTCTAATTGGTGACCAtgctgaaagaaaaaaatttatggtaaattctttgttcctcaaaatttatatcagttatgttgaaattttagtcaaattatGAAAAGTAGATTCCATATTTTTCATCTAAATTCCCCATGGAGAaatgaatttataagaaaaaatttctctatgcaattttgataaggaacaaattgaacaaaattcatattttatattattttttcaattcctcaactgaaattttatgttttatttttttcattcttctagTGGTCACCAACTGAAGTCACAGTTTTTAACGGATTAAAGTTAAACTGGTTTTAAGTAAaagtaattaaaagaaaatttgtttaaaactcAGTCACaagttaagttattatttatgattttaaatagttaaatcaaacatcatattattaatatatgtaaaaaaaatgttcatcaaagtatatatttattattgtgttaaaaggttttaaaacactcatatattaaaaatagttaaaaaatatctttatatgaATATTGttgtttgactaatatttaattataaattgttttatatcttaatttttttaactttataataaaaatagtgttttcagatagcaacataatatatataagaattctcttaatttttaaaatatattttcataattttattatattagtttataattaattttttaatataaaatagaaatttaatattattaaaataaaattcgtgTTTCATTATAAATTCATTACTGATTTTGtgcaaattaataaatactcagttaaaaataataataaatcaattacctatacaaaaacttaaaacctaataaaatatgacaaataacaTCCTTTCCTATTATACTCCATGATGACCGGAAGAATTCAATTGAATAGCCATCTGGACCTGGACTCTTATCCAGTGGCATAGCGAACAAGGTGTTCTTGATTTCTACTTCTGCCACCTTTCTCTTCAGGTAGCAACACTGGAGATCAGAGCATCTGAACGGTAGAAGATCTTGTATTTGTCCCACAGAGCAGGGAGACTCTGGCAGAGAAGTAGACCCCAAAGTACTTGCGAAGAAATCCACAGAGTGAGCCTTTATATCCTCAAAAGCACCAATGACCACATCATTCTCTGTTTTTAGGAAGTGGATATGATTACAGTGAGCTCTCTGGATCACAGTCTTATGGTAGAATTTAGTATCTCTATCTCCCAGATGGTGCCATAGGACACGAGACTTCTGACGGTAGAATTTTTCTTCTGCTGCAATTAGCATCTGCCATTTTGAACGCTCCTCGTGTTCCAGCCTAGCTGTTACAGGATCCAGATTGGTGAGAAGTTGTCGCTGCAGGAGAGTTAACTTTGAAGTGTGATCTTTAACCCTTTGAGAAATCCAACTGTAATGAGTTTTGTTAAGCTTCCTCAACACTGGTTTAAGTAGCTTTAGTGATCGCATGAGGTTCCAAGCTTCTCCAACTCATGATAGGAACTGTAGGTGATCAGCTGTGTGATGAAAGAACTTAAATGGCTTCACCACTCTCCTCTGGATCGATGGCATTGAGATTAATCCAGGTGCAAGATCGGATTGCAGAAAGtctaaaaattcacaaaaagaGTCAGGGTATTCTTCTGCCCAATGCTGATTGAAGAGAACATGATCGATTTTCTTTGATACCGGTAACTCATCCTGGTTGTTCCTTCAAATATAAAGCAGACCCTTAGCAGTAGCTTCAAATTGCTCAACTCATCTCTAATGTtcatataacaaaattaaaacttgATAAAGTCATTTAATCACCTGTAACTACATGCAAAGGTTCATATTTATCATCATGCTTTCAAATAACCACTGAAAATTAAAGTATACTATGGCCATGGGATTAGATATCTCATTCTATACATATATGAGCCTCAGCTTTTTTGTATGGTTCAAATAAAGTTTATTGCATACTCATAAGTATTTGATAATTTGCCatattagataaatcaattttataatctcctgaaaaaaaatataatctcttGAATTTTTAATGACCAGACATCaacaaatttttcaaaatattttggtattcAATGGTAGATAACAAAGTCTCCAAcgttaaattctatttttttctaaaatagagtaattttataatggaataactctataatagatttGAATTTGCTCTGACCTTATTCTATTTTGGAATAAAAACTAGagtaatgacaaaaaaaaataaaatgattactATATTTATAGAGTAAATCCATGTTTACTCCATTACGGAATGAAGACttctaaactatattttaacataaaatatgGAACGAGGTTGAAGATGGTTTCATCTAGTTAACTGTAATATTAAATATGTGCGATATCCTTTTATGTGttgtcaaaatttaaaaaagtttCCTAAATTAGCTCTGAGGGGATTCTGAAGGCGATCCTAGGGTTTTACGGTTTCAAAGTTTTGATGGCTGCAGGAGTCGCTCTATCGCGGCGCCGACACCGGAGGAGCATTCTCCGATGGTGACGGAGGTGAACACAAGTCAGGCATCACAGGTTATGAAGAAATCTTATGTAAAGGCGGTTCAACAGAAACAAGTTTTGGAGAACCATGACGTAAAAGTTGAAGTTATTGATGGGACAGAGATGGTGGAGATTCCAGACGACCTTCTCGTTGATACTGTACCTCTGTGGGAAGATTTTCTTGAGGGAAAGTTTCTTGAGCCAGCCCCTCATGTAGCAAAGATCCATATCATTGTCAATAAGATATGGCCATtgggaaataaaaatattaagatcgATGTGTTCGTAGTGAATGAAAAGACGGTGAAGTTCAGGATCTGTGATCAACAGACTAGGAGTCGCATACTGAGACGTGGAGTGTGGAATATTGCAGGTATTCCAATGATCCTATCAAAGTGGGCGCCATTGGAAGAAAAGGTGGAGGCAGAAACAGAGGTCAAGGTCATTCCTATGTGGGTGACGTTGAAGAATGTACCGCGTAGCATGTTCTCATGGAAGGGTCTTGGCTTCATCGCTAGTTCAGTCGGGAAGCCTGTTAGACTACATCCAGAAACAGAGTTATGCTCTAGCTTTGATGAGGCAAAAAATTTTGTCAATGCACACATGATAAAGTCACTCCCAACTGCATACAGATTTCGTTCTAAGCAGGGGATAAATGCAGATATTGAGTTCACTTACCCTTGGGTCCCTGCTAAGTGTTCTCTTTGCTCAAAATGGGGGCATCATGAAAATGAGTGCACCAAGAAGGGTTTAACAGAAACATAGAATAATAACAGAAAAGTGCAAGAATCTGAAACTAAAGAACATGGTTCGAGTTCTCAGGAACAGATTGCACGAGTGGAAGAGGTTATTACAGTTGATACAGTGGAGATCCTGCAGGAATCTACTGAAAAAGAACATAAGGAAAAAACAGAGGAGTTGAAGGATAATGAAGATTCTATCATATCTACTCCTACTAAAGAGGAAAAGAACAACGATACTCTACCTAGCTATGTCACTGCGCGGGTTACAGTTGATGGTGAAGTAGAGGTTAGTGCTGAAATAAAAGACGGGAACTGGTTGAGTGTTTCACCGGGGAAAGCAGGGAGATCAAATGAAAAAAGACTGGAATCGGAGACAGTAATCTCTCCCTCTCACTTTCAGTTACTAGCTGAGGAAGAGGATGAGCAGAGTACTACTCAGGGAACCGAGGTGAGCGCGACTGATCCTGCTCTGCAAAATGATGTGGAGGATGTAGAGGAGGGGGAAATCCTACAGAAGGATGAAGTAGGTTTGAATCTGCAAGAACATAAAGGAAAGGCATCTAACCCTATCCGATCTGCGAGGGTAGCTAAACGTGTAACGCTCAAACTGCTGCTGTTGTCACTAAGGATAAACCTGGTGGCATGAGCAGGAAACACTTCTCCAAGAAACATTGATAATGTCGGGTTTCTTTTGGAATGTATGTGGTCTAAACAAATCTATAGAACCTTCCATAATAAAGAAGTGGTTAGTGGAGAGGCAGTTTGATTttggttgtttgattgaaacaAAAGTTAAAGAAGGAAGAGTTCCAAGATTAACGGGAACTATATTTCTGAACTGGTCAATCCTCACAAACTATGAGCATTATCGTTTAGGAAGGATTTGGGTTGTATGGAGGAACAATGTGAGACTTACTCCTTGTTTTAAGAGTAGTCAACTGATCACTTGTTCAGTAAAAATTGATGCACTGCAGGAAGAATTTTTTTGCTCTTTTGTTTATGCATCAAACCTGGTAGAAGAAAGGAAGGAGTTGTGGAGGGACTTATGTGATCACCATAACTCTCCAATCATTGGTCCCAAGCCTTGCATGATATTGGAGGACATTAATGAAACTTTAGACATGTATGAGCATTCGAATTTTGATTGCTCACCAGTTATTACATCCGGTATGAGAAGATTTCAGGATACAGTGAATCACTGCTCTCTGGTGGACATGACCTGTCATGGGCCTCTATTCACATGGAACAACAAACGGGGA
The window above is part of the Brassica napus cultivar Da-Ae chromosome C3, Da-Ae, whole genome shotgun sequence genome. Proteins encoded here:
- the LOC125583557 gene encoding uncharacterized protein LOC125583557, with product MVTEVNTSQASQVMKKSYVKAVQQKQVLENHDVKVEVIDGTEMVEIPDDLLVDTVPLWEDFLEGKFLEPAPHVAKIHIIVNKIWPLGNKNIKIDVFVVNEKTVKFRICDQQTRSRILRRGVWNIAGIPMILSKWAPLEEKVEAETEVKVIPMWVTLKNVPRSMFSWKGLGFIASSVGKPVRLHPETELCSSFDEAKNFVNAHMIKSLPTAYRFRSKQGINADIEFTYPWVPAKCSLCSKWGHHENECTKKGLTET